The following proteins are encoded in a genomic region of Gimesia algae:
- a CDS encoding homocitrate synthase/isopropylmalate synthase family protein, giving the protein MFQFFSGAKKQIKNNVKRAVIRHHRRSGAVLFSDTTLRDGEQMPGATLDPVEKLQIAKALEAAGVHSLDAGFPASSQADIDAIQSMVGVIKKPVLTALCRTLPGDVDAADEALAGNPPHKRGVSLFCGTSPLHRQFKLEKSKSEVLKLIVDSIQYAAEKFDIVAFSPEDASRTEVDFLCEVYREAIAAGATTIGFPDTVGILTPWKAQDFICRIQDEVPGIENVLLAVHFHNDLGLAVANTLACIDAGANVVQCTVNGIGERAGNAALEEVAMALHLHQEEFQRPHHLDVSCLSPLCKLVAELTGILLSPMKPVAGSNIFATEAGIHQDGLLKNPDTYLPYRPETVGESGIRLVLGRHSGRKAIIHRLHELGKEPDERIVQQVLQVIKELPKGELVDDDLLLKLTG; this is encoded by the coding sequence ATGTTTCAGTTTTTCTCCGGCGCGAAGAAACAGATTAAAAACAATGTCAAAAGGGCGGTAATCAGGCATCATCGTCGCTCGGGAGCCGTACTATTCAGTGACACGACACTGCGTGATGGCGAACAGATGCCGGGGGCAACGCTGGATCCGGTTGAAAAACTGCAGATCGCGAAAGCCCTCGAAGCGGCCGGAGTCCACTCTCTGGATGCCGGTTTTCCTGCTTCCTCACAGGCAGATATTGATGCGATTCAAAGTATGGTGGGGGTAATCAAGAAACCTGTCTTAACGGCTTTGTGCCGGACTCTGCCTGGTGATGTGGATGCGGCTGATGAAGCGCTGGCGGGGAATCCACCTCACAAACGAGGCGTGAGTCTATTTTGTGGTACGAGCCCGTTACATCGTCAGTTCAAGCTGGAGAAAAGTAAATCGGAGGTGCTGAAACTGATTGTAGACAGCATTCAGTATGCAGCAGAGAAGTTTGACATCGTGGCGTTCAGTCCGGAGGATGCGAGTCGTACGGAAGTCGATTTTTTATGCGAAGTTTACCGGGAAGCAATCGCCGCCGGTGCAACTACGATTGGTTTTCCGGATACCGTGGGGATCTTGACTCCCTGGAAAGCCCAGGACTTCATCTGTCGGATTCAGGATGAAGTGCCCGGGATTGAAAACGTGTTGCTGGCGGTCCATTTTCATAATGATCTGGGGCTGGCGGTCGCAAACACATTGGCCTGTATTGATGCCGGTGCAAATGTAGTACAGTGCACGGTGAATGGAATTGGTGAGCGAGCCGGGAATGCTGCTCTGGAAGAAGTGGCGATGGCGCTGCATCTGCATCAGGAAGAATTCCAGCGGCCCCATCATCTGGATGTCTCTTGTCTGTCACCTCTTTGCAAGCTGGTAGCAGAACTGACCGGGATCCTTCTGTCTCCTATGAAACCGGTGGCCGGCAGTAATATCTTTGCGACAGAAGCGGGCATTCATCAGGATGGTCTGTTGAAGAACCCCGATACTTATCTTCCTTACCGGCCGGAGACGGTCGGGGAATCCGGGATTCGACTGGTACTGGGACGGCACAGCGGTCGGAAAGCGATCATACACCGGCTGCATGAACTGGGGAAAGAGCCTGACGAACGGATAGTGCAGCAGGTTTTACAAGTGATCAAAGAGCTACCTAAAGGAGAACTCGTCGATGATGATCTGCTGTTGAAGCTGACAGGCTAA
- a CDS encoding cation:proton antiporter, which yields MFYFPCCSLLPESFPVLGVADGTMWTSLAGILLLLGAALLLGTIAEQLRQSALLGYIAAGTLVGPNLLGWVSNQKDIFDLAELGVALLLFAIGLEFSLPRLRRLGRIPLLAGTLQVIFTLLAGLTVTALLGFSIAESLAVGAMIALSSTACVVRMLNDRAELDSPHGRTALGILLVQDIAVIPLMLIVTALLNGGTPGEVIVQLGLSLLLAAVFVAVFYGLFNFVLPRVLELSSLRRNRDFPILLAMLMAAGSAWSAHQLGLSPALGAFVAGVLLAISPFATQIRADIQPLKTVLVTLFFAAVGMFADLGWIAGHLGLVLAVVAAIVLGKLVITFGLAYLCGQPWQFALGTGLCLAQVGEFSFVLATVARGEPGISSILSENTFRAMIAATIATLILTPYLIQLAPGAADLIRRLSQRKPKQVDEQAASNIIVEDSASKTESDFIIILGFGPAGQRVAGELLQVGLKHIVVIDLNHENLQIAKQYGLHAQLGDATQIEVLEHAGLYRARLVIITLPSPTIGRQIIHLVRQMAPGTSLYVRCRYHLHHWQLLAAGADVIVDEEEHVGERLAQQFLESSLYQQLSSSSREPEKKREQQDS from the coding sequence ATGTTTTATTTCCCCTGCTGCAGTTTACTGCCTGAATCATTTCCTGTTCTCGGCGTAGCAGATGGAACAATGTGGACATCACTGGCAGGCATTCTGCTGCTACTGGGCGCAGCGCTGCTTCTGGGAACGATCGCAGAACAACTGCGGCAAAGCGCGCTGCTGGGATATATTGCAGCGGGAACTCTGGTCGGACCGAACCTGCTCGGCTGGGTTTCAAATCAAAAGGACATCTTTGATCTCGCAGAACTGGGTGTGGCGCTTCTGCTGTTTGCCATAGGCCTCGAATTCTCACTCCCCCGCCTTCGTCGACTGGGACGCATACCACTGCTGGCTGGCACGCTGCAGGTTATTTTCACGCTGCTGGCAGGATTAACGGTCACAGCCCTGCTGGGGTTTTCGATTGCAGAATCCCTGGCGGTCGGAGCAATGATTGCGCTCAGCAGTACCGCCTGCGTGGTTCGTATGTTGAACGATCGGGCGGAACTCGATTCTCCCCATGGGCGTACTGCATTAGGTATCCTGCTGGTCCAGGATATCGCCGTCATCCCACTGATGCTGATTGTCACGGCTCTGCTCAACGGAGGAACTCCGGGAGAGGTCATCGTCCAACTGGGCCTCTCGTTGCTGCTGGCTGCTGTCTTTGTCGCCGTGTTTTATGGATTGTTCAATTTTGTTCTGCCGCGCGTGCTCGAGCTTTCTTCTCTGCGACGAAACCGTGATTTCCCGATCCTGCTCGCAATGCTGATGGCAGCAGGCTCTGCCTGGTCGGCACATCAGTTGGGGCTCAGCCCGGCCCTCGGTGCCTTTGTCGCCGGAGTCCTGCTGGCAATCTCTCCCTTTGCAACACAAATCCGGGCCGATATCCAACCGCTGAAAACCGTCCTCGTCACTTTGTTCTTCGCAGCGGTCGGTATGTTTGCTGACCTGGGCTGGATCGCCGGTCACCTGGGTCTCGTGCTGGCGGTGGTCGCGGCAATCGTCCTGGGTAAGCTGGTCATCACATTCGGACTGGCTTACCTGTGTGGTCAACCCTGGCAGTTTGCCTTGGGAACCGGCCTCTGCCTGGCACAGGTGGGAGAATTTTCGTTTGTGCTGGCGACAGTGGCCCGCGGTGAACCGGGAATCAGCAGCATCCTGTCCGAAAACACTTTCCGTGCGATGATCGCCGCAACGATCGCAACGTTGATTCTAACCCCCTATCTTATTCAGCTGGCACCAGGCGCAGCGGACCTGATACGCCGCCTCTCTCAACGCAAACCAAAGCAGGTAGACGAACAGGCAGCTTCAAATATAATCGTTGAAGACTCGGCCTCCAAAACCGAATCTGATTTCATCATCATTCTCGGCTTCGGTCCTGCCGGTCAACGCGTTGCCGGAGAGCTGCTGCAGGTAGGTTTGAAACATATCGTGGTCATCGATCTGAACCACGAAAATCTCCAGATCGCAAAACAATATGGGCTGCACGCCCAACTGGGAGATGCGACGCAAATCGAAGTCCTGGAGCATGCGGGACTCTACCGTGCGCGACTGGTGATTATCACCCTCCCCAGCCCCACGATAGGTCGACAGATCATTCACCTGGTGCGTCAAATGGCGCCAGGCACTTCCCTGTATGTTCGCTGCCGCTACCATCTGCATCACTGGCAACTTCTGGCAGCAGGTGCCGACGTGATAGTTGATGAAGAAGAACACGTAGGAGAACGACTCGCACAACAGTTCCTGGAATCATCACTGTATCAACAATTGAGCAGTTCTTCACGCGAGCCAGAGAAAAAACGGGAGCAACAGGACTCCTGA
- a CDS encoding Gfo/Idh/MocA family protein gives MSQQSRREFLEQSMFAAAGAAALSTSIPQLSAAESQSSSPNEKLRVALLGVNGRGQSHLNAFAGRKDTEIVAIVDPDESVGMTKGVGNVYKKTDKKPAYYKDLRKAFDDQDIDIVSIATPNHWHALGAIWAIQAGKDVYCEKPVSHNVSEGRRIVEAARKHNKIVQTGTQCRSQPGLIDAIKFVKAGGIGEVKLARGTCYKRRKSIGPKGNYDVPASVDYDLWLGPAPMAPLTRQRFHYDWHWQTPTGNGDLGNQGIHQMDVARWGLGVDNVGSSVQAYGGRLGYTDAGDVANTQVSIHQFGDKRLVFEVRGLETDAYRGAKVGVIFYGTDGYVVIPSYNSASAFDLDGKLIKKFSGSADHFANFVDAVRSRKISDLNADIEEGHVSSALCHLGNISYELGEKMPVKEVAGEFKGDSEALETLGRFQDHLGNNKLDKTDTVISMGPKLSLDSKSETFTGGMASKANPMLSREYRKPFVVPTSANL, from the coding sequence ATGTCTCAACAATCACGTCGCGAATTTCTTGAACAATCGATGTTTGCTGCAGCCGGTGCCGCTGCCTTGAGCACTTCGATTCCTCAGCTGTCAGCAGCCGAGTCACAGTCCAGCAGCCCTAATGAAAAGTTGCGGGTCGCATTACTAGGTGTGAATGGACGTGGTCAGTCTCACCTGAATGCCTTCGCCGGGCGGAAAGATACTGAGATCGTTGCCATCGTCGATCCAGACGAGAGCGTCGGGATGACTAAAGGTGTGGGCAATGTTTATAAGAAAACAGACAAAAAACCAGCTTATTACAAAGACCTGCGAAAAGCATTTGACGATCAGGATATCGACATCGTCAGCATTGCAACTCCCAACCACTGGCATGCTCTGGGAGCGATCTGGGCCATTCAGGCTGGCAAAGATGTTTACTGTGAAAAACCTGTCAGCCACAATGTGAGTGAAGGCCGACGCATCGTAGAAGCCGCTCGCAAGCACAACAAAATCGTCCAGACAGGCACACAGTGCCGTTCACAACCCGGTCTGATTGACGCCATAAAATTTGTCAAAGCGGGTGGGATCGGCGAAGTCAAACTGGCCCGTGGTACCTGTTACAAACGCCGTAAGTCAATCGGTCCTAAGGGCAACTACGATGTTCCTGCCAGTGTTGACTACGATTTGTGGCTCGGACCAGCACCGATGGCTCCTCTGACGCGTCAGCGATTCCATTACGACTGGCACTGGCAGACACCAACCGGTAACGGTGACCTGGGTAACCAGGGGATTCACCAGATGGATGTGGCCCGCTGGGGTCTGGGTGTTGATAACGTGGGTTCCAGCGTACAGGCATATGGTGGCCGACTGGGATACACCGATGCCGGCGATGTTGCGAATACCCAGGTCAGCATTCACCAGTTTGGTGATAAGCGACTGGTCTTCGAAGTACGTGGTCTGGAAACAGATGCCTACCGTGGCGCCAAAGTGGGAGTGATCTTCTACGGTACCGACGGATACGTTGTGATTCCTTCTTACAACAGTGCATCGGCGTTTGACCTGGATGGAAAACTGATCAAGAAGTTCTCTGGATCAGCAGACCACTTTGCAAACTTCGTAGATGCGGTTCGCAGCCGCAAGATCAGTGATCTGAATGCGGATATCGAAGAAGGTCACGTTTCGAGTGCCCTGTGTCATCTGGGTAACATCTCTTATGAACTTGGCGAAAAAATGCCTGTGAAGGAAGTCGCCGGCGAGTTCAAGGGAGACAGTGAAGCTCTGGAAACACTGGGTCGCTTCCAGGATCATCTGGGTAACAACAAGCTCGACAAAACTGACACTGTGATCAGCATGGGTCCCAAGCTGTCTCTGGACAGCAAGTCAGAAACCTTCACCGGTGGCATGGCTTCCAAAGCAAATCCGATGTTGTCTCGCGAGTATCGTAAACCATTCGTGGTTCCGACCTCAGCCAATCTGTAA
- the bshB1 gene encoding bacillithiol biosynthesis deacetylase BshB1, which translates to MNSALDVLVVAPHPDDAEISVGGTILASKALGMRVGVVELTNGEPTPYGSPEIREQETAASTAVLDLDWRENLGLPNRSLESNLEARRELAIVFRTQRPRIILAPYWEDVHPDHVAASQLVDAARFWAKLSKTDMPGERFWPPQMYYFWSIHLRIHPKPSFVFDISEYIDQKMQAVQCYESQMIAGRPTEHPTVLDDIKDRARYWGWTIHRAYGEPFASREEIGIQSFLPLTSAE; encoded by the coding sequence GTGAATTCTGCTTTAGATGTACTTGTGGTGGCTCCTCATCCGGATGATGCGGAAATCAGTGTGGGAGGTACGATTCTGGCAAGCAAAGCATTAGGGATGCGAGTGGGAGTTGTGGAGTTAACCAATGGTGAACCAACGCCTTATGGCAGTCCGGAGATCCGGGAACAGGAGACAGCAGCCTCGACTGCGGTGCTGGATCTGGACTGGCGTGAGAATCTGGGGCTGCCGAACCGGAGTCTGGAGTCGAACCTGGAAGCACGGCGTGAGCTGGCGATTGTCTTTCGGACACAGCGTCCGCGGATTATTCTGGCGCCCTACTGGGAAGATGTACATCCCGATCATGTGGCCGCCAGCCAGCTGGTGGATGCGGCTCGCTTCTGGGCGAAGCTGAGTAAAACGGATATGCCAGGGGAGCGGTTCTGGCCTCCTCAAATGTATTACTTCTGGAGCATTCATTTACGGATTCATCCCAAACCCAGCTTTGTTTTCGATATATCTGAATATATTGATCAGAAAATGCAGGCAGTGCAGTGTTATGAAAGTCAGATGATCGCTGGTCGTCCGACCGAGCATCCGACCGTTTTAGACGACATTAAAGATAGGGCCAGATACTGGGGCTGGACGATTCACCGGGCTTATGGTGAACCTTTTGCCAGTCGGGAAGAGATCGGAATTCAAAGTTTTCTGCCATTAACGTCTGCGGAATGA
- a CDS encoding DUF1553 domain-containing protein — MFDLSLRPVSQAGLAFLLITAITAVFAESPAAILQDKNTASSDVDFNRDIRPILSKNCFHCHGPDEGTREAELRLDERPAAIAKLPSDAHAIIPEKADQSELVRRITSTDEYAIMPPPEVGEKLTDAQIAKIKAWINQGAPYSKHWSFVPPERPPLPNISQQNWPTNPIDHFILAKLEAAGLKPSPETNRYTLIRRLSFDLRGLPPTQAEVDQFLKDKSPDAYEKLVDRFLKDPAYGERWARKWLDLARYADSKGYGSDPLRMTIWRYRDWVISALNNNMPYDQFTLEQLAGDLLPEATLEQQVATAFHRNSMTNTEGGTDDEEFRVAAVSDRVDTTIQVWMGLTMGCAKCHTHKYDPISQKEYYQLYAFFNQTADNDQPTDAPTIAAPTTAMLQETARIETEIAGLNKLLQTPTPELAAAQQKWESALHAKPDWQTLTPLSATSSSNKTKLKIQDDQSLLASGPPSNETYTIETQVDLNTLKALRLEVLPDPSLPAQGPGRAKDGNFVLSEISLTSKPVTADTPVQGQFLRIEQQGTQKQILSLAEVQVFQHDKNIAGQGTATQSSTTHDGPASLAIDGNTDGHFFNAKSTTHTNTEVAPWWELKWKENTPLDRVVIWNRTDGSGERLANFKVSLLDAKRNVVWQTIVADSPKPSATLPVSNERSIPVRRAFASFSQSGFPVTASINPASKNQKGWGIAPQSGKPNSAYYILENKPTADTGKQSLLISLAHNYKDPQYALGHFRLSYTTESKLEPRLKVSDDLLAIVDTKPADRSPADQNKLAAYYRSIAPALKATRDQIAKLQKAKPVYPQLPVMQELPADKQRETHIMVRGSFLTPGDRVEPAVLSSFNSPPKKTPANRIAVAKWLTDPQNPLTARVAVNRLWSQMFGKGLVVTEEDFGTQGELPSHPQLLDWLATEFVSNGWDRKALLKTIVLSSVYRQDSTTLPVHLKKDPDNRLLSRGARYRLEAEMIRDQALALSGLLNRTVGGPSVYPVQPEGIWRAAFNGQRTWATSKDNNRFRRGLYTFWRRTVPYPSMATFDAPSREICTIRRISTNTPLQAMITMNDPVFIEIAQALGERLFLAAETPRARIEYGLQLCLVRPPQPEQIEPLLKLYESELAFYKAHPEEAEKLLENPLKPISAQYDKAELAAWTIIANVLLNMDGVLTKG, encoded by the coding sequence ATGTTTGATCTCTCCCTGAGACCAGTTTCTCAGGCAGGCCTCGCATTCCTGCTCATCACCGCTATCACTGCGGTCTTCGCGGAATCTCCCGCAGCAATATTACAAGACAAGAATACAGCCAGCAGCGACGTCGATTTCAATCGAGATATCCGTCCCATCCTGTCCAAAAATTGTTTTCACTGTCACGGTCCCGATGAAGGCACTCGCGAAGCCGAACTGCGACTCGACGAGCGTCCCGCCGCCATCGCGAAACTACCCAGCGACGCCCATGCAATTATCCCTGAGAAAGCCGACCAGAGCGAACTCGTCCGCCGCATCACTTCCACTGATGAATACGCCATCATGCCGCCCCCCGAAGTCGGAGAAAAACTGACCGACGCGCAGATCGCCAAAATCAAAGCCTGGATTAATCAGGGCGCCCCCTACTCAAAGCACTGGTCCTTCGTTCCACCCGAACGTCCCCCACTGCCAAACATCTCACAACAGAACTGGCCGACCAATCCCATCGACCACTTCATCCTCGCGAAACTGGAAGCCGCCGGCTTAAAACCAAGTCCCGAAACCAATCGTTATACACTCATTCGACGTCTCAGCTTTGATCTTCGCGGATTGCCTCCTACCCAGGCCGAAGTCGATCAGTTCCTCAAAGACAAATCTCCCGACGCTTACGAAAAACTTGTCGATCGTTTCCTGAAAGATCCTGCTTACGGCGAACGCTGGGCCCGAAAGTGGCTCGACCTCGCCCGCTATGCCGACTCCAAAGGTTATGGCTCCGACCCACTCCGCATGACCATCTGGCGTTATCGTGACTGGGTGATATCCGCGCTGAATAATAACATGCCCTACGATCAGTTTACCCTCGAACAGCTCGCCGGCGATCTCCTCCCCGAAGCCACGCTCGAACAGCAGGTCGCTACCGCCTTCCATCGTAATTCCATGACCAATACCGAAGGCGGAACCGATGACGAAGAATTCCGCGTCGCCGCGGTCAGCGATCGCGTCGACACGACCATCCAGGTCTGGATGGGCCTCACCATGGGCTGTGCGAAATGCCACACTCATAAATACGATCCGATCTCGCAGAAGGAATACTATCAGCTCTACGCCTTCTTCAATCAGACCGCAGACAACGATCAACCCACCGATGCCCCCACGATCGCTGCTCCCACGACAGCGATGCTGCAGGAAACCGCACGCATTGAAACCGAAATCGCCGGCCTCAATAAATTACTACAGACGCCAACTCCGGAACTTGCCGCAGCTCAGCAGAAATGGGAATCTGCTCTGCACGCGAAACCTGACTGGCAGACGCTGACGCCACTGTCCGCGACTTCGTCTTCCAATAAAACAAAGCTGAAAATCCAGGACGATCAATCCCTGCTCGCCAGCGGACCTCCCTCCAACGAAACCTATACCATCGAAACCCAGGTCGATCTCAACACACTCAAAGCCCTGCGACTCGAAGTGCTCCCCGATCCCAGCCTGCCCGCTCAGGGGCCCGGTCGCGCCAAAGATGGAAACTTCGTCCTCTCGGAAATCAGTCTCACCAGCAAACCCGTTACAGCAGACACCCCCGTACAGGGACAGTTCCTCCGCATCGAACAGCAGGGAACCCAGAAGCAGATCCTTTCGCTCGCCGAAGTCCAGGTCTTCCAGCACGACAAGAACATCGCCGGCCAGGGAACCGCTACTCAATCCAGCACCACACATGACGGACCTGCCAGTCTCGCGATTGACGGCAATACCGACGGCCATTTCTTCAATGCGAAATCCACCACTCATACCAACACCGAAGTCGCACCCTGGTGGGAACTCAAGTGGAAAGAAAATACTCCCCTCGATCGCGTTGTCATCTGGAACCGCACCGATGGTAGCGGCGAACGACTCGCCAACTTCAAAGTCAGCCTGCTTGATGCCAAACGCAACGTCGTCTGGCAGACTATCGTGGCAGACTCCCCCAAACCATCGGCCACTCTGCCTGTTTCGAACGAACGTTCTATCCCGGTCCGCCGCGCCTTCGCTTCCTTCTCGCAGTCTGGTTTCCCGGTTACCGCCAGTATCAACCCCGCCAGTAAGAACCAGAAAGGCTGGGGCATCGCACCGCAGTCTGGCAAACCCAACTCTGCCTACTATATTCTGGAAAACAAACCCACCGCAGACACCGGCAAACAGAGTCTGCTCATCTCGCTGGCTCACAACTATAAAGATCCTCAATACGCCCTCGGTCATTTCCGCCTCTCCTATACCACAGAATCCAAACTCGAACCCCGACTCAAAGTCAGCGATGATCTCCTCGCCATCGTCGATACCAAACCCGCAGACCGCAGCCCCGCCGATCAGAACAAACTCGCCGCCTACTACCGCAGCATCGCTCCCGCTTTGAAAGCAACCCGCGATCAGATCGCGAAACTCCAGAAAGCCAAACCCGTTTACCCGCAGCTTCCCGTTATGCAGGAACTCCCGGCCGACAAACAGCGCGAAACCCATATCATGGTTCGAGGCAGCTTCCTCACTCCCGGCGATCGCGTTGAACCTGCTGTGCTCAGTTCCTTCAACTCGCCCCCCAAAAAAACACCCGCTAACCGAATCGCCGTCGCCAAATGGCTCACCGATCCCCAAAACCCGCTCACCGCCCGCGTCGCCGTCAATCGCCTCTGGTCTCAAATGTTCGGCAAAGGACTCGTCGTTACCGAAGAAGATTTCGGCACGCAAGGTGAACTCCCCAGTCATCCGCAACTCCTCGACTGGCTCGCCACCGAATTCGTCAGCAACGGCTGGGACCGAAAAGCCCTTCTCAAAACCATCGTCCTGTCCAGCGTCTATCGGCAGGATTCCACTACCCTGCCCGTGCATCTAAAAAAAGATCCCGATAACCGTCTGCTCTCGCGCGGCGCCCGCTATCGACTGGAAGCCGAAATGATCCGCGACCAGGCACTCGCCCTAAGTGGCCTGCTTAACCGAACCGTCGGCGGTCCCTCCGTCTACCCCGTTCAACCCGAAGGCATCTGGCGGGCCGCGTTCAACGGCCAACGAACGTGGGCTACCAGTAAAGATAATAACCGCTTTCGTCGCGGACTTTACACCTTCTGGCGCCGCACCGTCCCCTATCCGTCCATGGCCACCTTTGATGCGCCCAGTCGCGAAATCTGTACGATCCGACGCATCAGCACCAACACGCCACTGCAGGCGATGATCACCATGAACGACCCCGTCTTCATCGAAATCGCCCAGGCGCTCGGCGAACGGCTCTTCCTCGCGGCGGAGACACCCCGCGCCCGTATCGAATATGGTTTGCAACTCTGCCTGGTTCGTCCGCCTCAGCCCGAACAGATTGAACCGCTGCTGAAACTCTACGAATCCGAACTCGCGTTTTACAAAGCCCATCCCGAAGAAGCAGAGAAACTTCTGGAAAACCCACTGAAACCGATTTCCGCTCAATACGACAAAGCCGAGCTCGCTGCCTGGACAATCATCGCCAATGTACTGCTCAATATGGATGGTGTGCTCACCAAAGGATAA
- a CDS encoding DUF1501 domain-containing protein: MNLKQQQLQAVTRRHFLAQGSTGIGSLALGALLAENNPTAASTPAKHDAELPAYRLPTKAKSVIFLHMAGSPPQQELFDYKPELIKRNMQPCPDSFLKGRGFPFIKGHPKMLGTPYKFKQYGESGTWMSELLPHFQQVADEITVIKSMHTDQFNHAPAQLFLYTGSPRFGGASMGSWITYGLGSENKNLPGFMVLLSGGSDPSGGKSLWGSGFLPSVYQGVQCRTTGDPILYVSNPKGIKREVRRRSLDALKSLNEFELKQFGNPETLTRINQYELAFRMQMSVPEAVDLASETKETHTLYGTTGAAPSFANNCLLARRMVERGVRFIQLFDYGWDMHGTSKGNDLITGVPKKTKDIDQPLYALISDLKQRGLLDDTLVVWSGEFGRTSMNEERNGSKFLGRDHHPHCYTIWMAGGGIKKGFTYGQTDELGYFVAENKTSVRDLQSTILHLTGFEARKFNFPYQGLNQRLIGPADEDHLIKDILA, encoded by the coding sequence ATGAATCTCAAACAACAACAGCTGCAGGCAGTCACCCGACGACATTTCCTCGCCCAGGGTTCCACCGGCATCGGTTCTCTCGCGCTGGGCGCTTTGCTCGCCGAGAACAATCCCACCGCCGCCAGCACACCCGCAAAACACGATGCCGAACTCCCCGCGTATCGGCTGCCGACCAAAGCCAAAAGCGTCATCTTTCTGCACATGGCCGGCTCGCCTCCGCAGCAGGAACTGTTCGACTATAAACCCGAACTCATCAAACGCAACATGCAGCCCTGTCCCGATTCGTTCCTCAAAGGGCGAGGCTTCCCCTTCATCAAAGGGCACCCCAAGATGCTGGGGACCCCCTACAAATTCAAACAGTACGGCGAGAGTGGAACCTGGATGAGCGAACTGCTCCCCCACTTCCAGCAGGTCGCCGACGAAATCACCGTCATCAAATCGATGCACACCGACCAGTTCAACCACGCGCCCGCCCAACTCTTCCTCTACACCGGCTCCCCCCGTTTCGGCGGCGCCTCGATGGGTTCCTGGATCACCTACGGACTCGGTTCTGAAAACAAGAACCTGCCCGGATTCATGGTCCTGCTCAGTGGCGGCAGCGATCCCAGTGGCGGAAAAAGTCTCTGGGGCAGCGGCTTCCTCCCCTCCGTCTATCAAGGCGTGCAATGCCGCACCACCGGCGACCCCATCCTCTACGTCTCCAATCCCAAAGGCATCAAACGCGAAGTCCGCAGACGCAGCCTGGATGCCCTCAAGTCGCTGAATGAATTCGAACTCAAACAGTTCGGCAACCCCGAAACCCTCACCCGCATCAACCAGTACGAACTCGCGTTCCGCATGCAGATGTCGGTCCCCGAAGCTGTTGACCTCGCCAGCGAAACCAAAGAGACCCACACACTGTATGGCACCACCGGCGCTGCCCCTTCGTTCGCCAACAACTGTCTGCTCGCCCGTCGCATGGTCGAACGCGGCGTTCGCTTCATCCAGCTCTTCGATTACGGCTGGGACATGCATGGCACGAGTAAAGGCAACGACCTGATCACCGGCGTCCCCAAGAAAACCAAAGACATCGACCAGCCGCTGTATGCGTTGATCTCCGATCTCAAACAGCGCGGACTGCTCGATGATACGCTGGTCGTCTGGAGTGGTGAGTTCGGCAGAACGTCCATGAACGAAGAACGCAACGGCTCCAAGTTCCTCGGACGCGACCATCACCCCCACTGCTACACCATCTGGATGGCCGGCGGAGGCATCAAAAAAGGCTTCACCTACGGCCAGACCGATGAACTCGGTTACTTCGTCGCCGAAAACAAAACCAGCGTCCGCGATCTGCAGTCCACCATCCTGCACCTCACCGGATTCGAAGCCCGCAAGTTCAATTTCCCCTACCAGGGACTCAACCAGCGTCTCATCGGCCCCGCCGACGAAGACCACCTGATCAAGGACATCCTCGCGTAA
- a CDS encoding DNA alkylation repair protein: protein MTVTEIITQLEDLGSESTKRVLMNHGAREPVFGVKIADLKVLQKQIKTDYQLALDLYDTGNYDAQYLAGLIADADRMTKKDLRRWLSKANCITHCGTVVAGVTAESRYGNELALEWITASREAKAQTGWTTLSNLISIKDDADLDLPELKRLLKQVAQTIHEQPNMVRYAMNGFVISTGCYVSGLTDAALRTAEKIGTVSVDMGQTACKVPAAVDYIHKVQQRGTIGKKRKTARC from the coding sequence ATGACGGTCACCGAAATCATCACGCAGCTGGAAGACCTGGGAAGTGAATCCACCAAAAGAGTCCTGATGAACCACGGTGCCCGCGAACCCGTGTTTGGTGTCAAAATCGCCGACCTGAAAGTCCTGCAGAAGCAGATCAAAACCGATTACCAACTGGCCCTCGATCTGTATGACACCGGCAATTACGACGCGCAATACCTCGCCGGTTTGATCGCCGACGCCGACCGCATGACAAAGAAAGACCTGCGCCGCTGGCTGAGCAAAGCCAACTGCATCACCCATTGTGGCACCGTTGTCGCGGGAGTGACCGCCGAAAGTCGATACGGTAACGAACTGGCACTGGAATGGATCACGGCCAGCAGAGAAGCCAAAGCCCAGACCGGCTGGACCACGCTCAGCAATCTGATCTCGATCAAAGACGACGCCGACCTCGACCTGCCCGAACTCAAGCGACTGCTCAAGCAGGTCGCCCAGACGATCCATGAACAACCCAACATGGTCCGCTACGCCATGAACGGCTTTGTGATTTCCACCGGCTGTTATGTCAGCGGCCTGACCGACGCCGCGTTGCGCACCGCTGAAAAGATCGGCACCGTCTCGGTCGACATGGGTCAGACCGCCTGCAAAGTCCCCGCCGCCGTCGACTACATTCATAAAGTTCAGCAGCGCGGCACCATCGGCAAAAAACGCAAGACAGCCCGCTGCTGA